The Lagopus muta isolate bLagMut1 chromosome 4, bLagMut1 primary, whole genome shotgun sequence genome has a window encoding:
- the LOC125692670 gene encoding INSYN2B protein-like — translation MLSRDPLPSGEGGQEKAMTVRSVLLNRDSPDIESRLQRRRNRTQQVRFKDLVEGSPPPAPAPGPNTPRASPPPRAPPEPAALCASRRSWPQAQPCSLTLPVPGKARASAAIQTSPSLQKPFPAPRPHGGSVCDAAADTGLLAALGSARCPGGAAPTASMRAVPPRAPAAERAPSLAPRPAACRVPPPPPRDPRPPYPGTAGCPAASCTPSARSCSTEPCARPGGTLRDGREPPQRPASVPCARSQPSSELWVLGRSDSERSLPRGHRQLPLLHQPAQGNPPRDPSPPQHRLCGSPWGRPCCTPAPIPPAPGWHSSATAAPETAPAALGHPDTQDICSQLRAAEPGHEQAAPERHEGPPHGVSAVVQPGGRTPEPPQHGQPCLSTQQSETLRHVQDLLQMVVAAKGTPGAAAGDEHGHTSQGQGAQGDLQSQLQSLEGVLETSQQTIRVLLDVIQDLEKKEAQRDGRHSYRTGQDIANCGTCRDCACIIYSVEHDFRQQEGRFQRVLSHMEGDAAHSSPAPGPGPPARQEASPPAKLDAKKSRRKCFWFL, via the exons ATGCTCAGCCGGGATCCCCTGCCCTCCGGCGAGGGCGGCCAGGAGAAAGCCATGACGGTGCGCTCGGTGCTGCTCAACCGCGACTCGCCCGACATCGAGAGCCGCCTGCAGCGCCGGCGCAACCGCACGCAGCAGGTGCGCTTCAAGGACCTGGTGGAGGGCAGCCCCCCCCCGGCGCCCGCCCCCGGCCCCAACACCCCACGTGCCTCGCCGCCCCCCAGGGCCCCCCCTGAGCCGGCGGCTCTCTGTGCCTCGCGGCGCAGCTGGCCCCAGGCCCAGCCGTGCTCGCTGACGCTGCCCGTGCCCGGGAAGGCCCGCGCCAGCGCTGCCATCCAAACCTCCCCCAGCCTCCAGAAGCCCTTCCCGGCCCCCCGGCCCCACGGCGGGAGCGTCTGCGATGCGGCCGCGGACACGGGGCTGCTCGCCGCCCTGGGGAGCGCCCGCTGCCCGGGGGGAGCTGCGCCCACCGCCTCGATGCGAGCCGTTCCCCCGCGGGCGCCCGCAGCCGAGCGCGCCCCCTCCCTCGCCCCGCGCCCCGCAGCGTGCCGCGTGCCGCCGCCACCGCCCAGGGATCCCCGCCCCCCGTACCCGGGCACGGCCGGGTGCCCCGCTGCCAGCTGCACCCCCTcggccaggagctgctccacCGAGCCCTGCGCCCGGCCCGGCGGGACCCTCCGGGATGGGCGGGAGCCCCCCCAGCGTCCGGCCTCCGTGCCCTGCGCCCGCTCTCAGCCTTCCTCCGAGCTGTGGGTGCTCGGCCGCAGCGACTCGGAGCGCAGCCTGCCCCGCGGGCACCGCCAGCTGCCCCTCCTCCACCAGCCAGCTCAGGGCAACCCCCCCCGCGACCCCTCGCCACCCCAGCACCGGCTCTGCGGCTCGCCCTGGGGGAGGCCCTGCTGCACCCCGGCACCCATCCCACCGGCGCCgggctggcacagctctgccaccGCTGCACCGGAGACCGCGCCAGCTGCACTTGGCCATCCGGACACGCAGGACATCTGCAGCCAGCTGCGGGCTGCCGAGCCCGGCCACGAGCAGGCAGCTCCGGAGAGGCACGAGGGACCCCCACACGGCGTCAGTGCAGTGGTGCAGCCCGGTGGGCGCACACCGGAGCCCCCCCAGCATGGGCAGCCCTGCCTCAGCACCCAGCAATCAGAGACGCTACGCCACGTGCAGGACCTGCTGCAGATGGTGGTGGCAGCCAAGGGGACACCGGGAGCCGCAGCAGGGGATGAGCATGGCCACACATCTCAGGGACAGGGGGCACAGGGGGACCTGCAGTCCCAGCTGCAGTCCCTGGAAGGAGTGCTGGAGACCAGCCAGCAAACCATCCGTGTGCTGCTGGACGTCATCCAGGACCTGGAGAAGAAGGAGGCCCAGCGCGATGG GCGGCACTCGTACCGGACGGGGCAGGACATCGCCAACTGCGGGACGTGCCGGGACTGCGCCTGCATCATCTACAG CGTGGAGCACGACTTTCGGCAGCAGGAGGGCCGCTTCCAGCGGGTGCTGAGCCACATGGAGGGCGACGcggcacacagcagccctgcaccgGGGCCCGGCCCCCCCGCCCGGCAGGAGGCTTCGCCCCCTGCTAAGCTGGACGCCAAGAAATCCCGGCGCAAGTGCTTCTGGTTCCTGTGA